In Bactrocera oleae isolate idBacOlea1 chromosome 3, idBacOlea1, whole genome shotgun sequence, a genomic segment contains:
- the LOC106615241 gene encoding solute carrier family 25 member 35, producing MNASEYVIGGLAAMGATTFTNPIDVIKTRIQLQGELAARGTYIVPYKGILHGMVTVVRNDGWTGLQKGLVPTMYFQFIVNGIRLGIYTSAANIGWTRHKNGEESFGLSLFWGAAGGAVGAYFSSPFFLIKTQLQSRASKQVAVGYQHKHTGMFSALRTIYRQGGISGLWRGSTASITRTSLGSGAQLATFGSIKSFLREHNLIVQPALNSLCGGFIAGCFVTVAMTPADVMMTRIYNQGLDAYGKGLLYKGWLDCFTKTARAEGLYGLYKGFWANYVRLVPHSALVLLFFDELMTLKNSLGITF from the exons ATGAACGCTTCGGAATATGTTATTGGAGGCCTGGCTGCCATGGGTGCAACAACGTTCACCAATCCAATCGAT GTCATCAAAACACGCATCCAGTTACAAGGAGAGCTGGCGGCGCGTGGTACCTATATTGTGCCGTACAAGGGTATTTTGCACGGTATGGTCACGGTGGTACGTAACGATGGTTGGACGGGTTTGCAAAAGGGGCTGGTGCCGACCATGTACTTCCAGTTCATCGTAAATGGCATAAG aTTGGGCATTTATACCAGCGCTGCGAATATAGGTTGGACACGCCATAAAAATGGTGAAGAGTCTTTCGGCTTGAGCCTCTTCTGGGGTGCCGCCGGTGGTGCGGTGGGCGCATACTTTTCCAGTCCATTTTTCTTG ATAAAAACTCAACTACAATCGCGTGCATCGAAGCAAGTCGCTGTCGGCTATCAGCACAAACACACGGGCATGTTTTCGGCGCTACGCACCATCTATCGACAGGGCGGTATCTCTGGTTTATGGCGCGGCTCTACAGCTTCCATTACGCGCACTTCACTCGGCTCCGGTGCTCAATTGGCAACATTCGGTTCGATCAAGTCTTTTCTGCGCGAACACAATCTGATCGTACAGCCAGCCTTGAATTCGCTCTGTGGTGGTTTCATTGCCGGTTGTTTTGTAACTGTGGCTATGACGCCGGCTGATGTTATGATGACACGTATCTACAATCAGGGTTTGGATGCGTATGGTAAGGGTCTCTTGTATAAGGGTTGGTTGGATTGTTTTACGAAGACCGCTCGCGCTGAAGGCCTTTATGGACTGTATAAAGGTTTTTGGGCGAATTATGTGCGCTTAGTGCCGCACTCGGCACTGGTGTTGCTCTTCTTCGATGAACTTATGACGCTCAAAAATAGTTTAGGTATTACATTTTAG